A region from the candidate division KSB1 bacterium genome encodes:
- a CDS encoding glycoside hydrolase: MHPHRSLPVTAVILFWVALGVGCRRADTLSPGELRTYVVHVSDKHLGFPGAVRLRDGTLLVAFREGSRHVSPDGAILLSRSRDNGRTWTRPDTIVDTIFDDRDASLAEIPGGIVLLNFFALEETPQGRRVTLFLARSADAGKTWSEPLPVHAPQFRWIACSDNVLALPTGRLLLPAYGDLAGDSANTAFVLISEDQGMTWNRVALIARDSTGRVGYNEPALVLLPDRSLLCVMRTAGAQRWMAVSYSFDWGASWTPPTFIDVQGEAPDVLLTQDRFLVLGYRDFSPRGVSLSFSFDGGRSWERERPIYAGTGDLAYPSLVELPDRRLVAIYYADQAAWRFGYPDKRAAILAAHLSLDLLIAPSGFSASYRDSVTVSLRWNRVPSAHYYRVLRTDHPDSLGQVVTDCVDNGCLLRVDPADTLAYYRVLSVFSRNEGGQVYRYESAPSPALRPRRGSRKH; this comes from the coding sequence ATGCACCCACATCGTTCGCTTCCGGTGACTGCAGTGATCCTGTTCTGGGTCGCCTTAGGGGTTGGATGTCGCCGTGCTGATACCCTCTCTCCAGGTGAACTCCGAACGTACGTCGTCCATGTCTCCGACAAACACCTGGGCTTTCCTGGGGCTGTAAGGCTGCGAGACGGGACCCTTCTGGTCGCCTTCCGCGAGGGATCGCGTCACGTGAGCCCGGACGGGGCAATCCTCCTGAGCCGCAGCCGCGACAACGGCCGGACCTGGACCCGACCCGACACCATCGTGGACACGATCTTCGACGACCGCGACGCCTCTCTGGCTGAAATTCCGGGGGGCATCGTCCTCCTAAACTTCTTTGCGCTCGAAGAAACCCCCCAGGGACGCCGCGTGACCCTGTTCCTGGCGCGGTCCGCCGATGCGGGGAAAACGTGGTCCGAGCCCTTGCCGGTCCACGCCCCACAGTTCCGCTGGATCGCCTGCTCGGATAACGTCCTGGCTCTTCCCACGGGGAGACTCCTCCTTCCTGCGTACGGGGACCTCGCCGGGGACAGCGCCAATACCGCGTTTGTCCTGATCTCCGAGGACCAGGGCATGACGTGGAACCGCGTGGCCCTTATCGCCCGCGATTCCACCGGACGGGTCGGCTACAATGAGCCGGCGCTTGTGCTCCTGCCGGATCGTTCCCTCCTGTGCGTCATGCGCACAGCGGGAGCCCAGCGCTGGATGGCCGTAAGCTATTCGTTCGACTGGGGAGCAAGCTGGACCCCGCCCACTTTCATCGACGTCCAGGGCGAAGCTCCCGACGTGTTGCTCACCCAGGACAGGTTTCTCGTCTTGGGCTACCGGGATTTCTCTCCCCGAGGGGTCAGCCTGAGCTTCAGTTTCGACGGAGGAAGAAGCTGGGAACGGGAACGTCCCATCTACGCCGGTACGGGCGACCTTGCTTATCCTTCCCTCGTCGAGCTTCCCGACCGGCGCCTGGTCGCCATCTACTACGCCGATCAGGCTGCCTGGCGTTTCGGCTATCCTGACAAGCGGGCCGCAATCCTGGCTGCTCACCTGAGCCTTGATCTGCTCATCGCACCCAGCGGCTTCAGCGCATCCTACCGGGACAGCGTAACCGTAAGCCTACGTTGGAACCGTGTCCCCTCTGCCCACTACTACCGCGTCCTGCGAACCGATCACCCCGACAGCCTGGGCCAGGTCGTCACCGACTGCGTGGACAACGGCTGTCTGCTGCGGGTGGATCCCGCTGACACGCTCGCTTATTACAGAGTGCTCAGTGTCTTCTCCAGGAACGAGGGAGGACAAGTCTATCGGTACGAGAGCGCCCCCTCCCCCGCCTTGCGACCACGGCGAGGTTCGCGCAAGCACTGA